The proteins below are encoded in one region of Castor canadensis chromosome 6, mCasCan1.hap1v2, whole genome shotgun sequence:
- the LOC109681326 gene encoding LOW QUALITY PROTEIN: protocadherin gamma-A3-like (The sequence of the model RefSeq protein was modified relative to this genomic sequence to represent the inferred CDS: inserted 2 bases in 2 codons; substituted 1 base at 1 genomic stop codon) — translation MTNCLRFRTSRGLVLLCVLLGALWNIRAEQIRYSVPEELEKGSFVGNISKDLGLEPRELAERGVRIVSRGRTQLFSLNPRGGSLVTAGRIDREELCAQSPRCLLKFNILVEDKLKIFEVEIDIRDINDNAPSFPTEKLEIKIGELTVPGTRFPLKTAFDPDVGMNSLQNYKLSSSDYFSLAVTSVPDGXKYPELVLEQALNRDLIASDGDDPVNSGNLCLQVIVLDANDNPPVFTRPEYHVSVLENVPVGTRLITVNATDPDEGFNAQVSYILDKMPGKIAQIFHLNSVTGDISILKSLDYGDATFYEIKIEAQDGPGLFSRAKVLVTGLDVNDNAPEVTITSLTGSVPEEATAGTEIALINVHGRDSGQNGQVTVFILGNLPFNLEKTIDQYYRLVTAGSLDRELVSQYNISLRATDGGSPPLSTETHITLHMEDINDNPPTFTHASYSAYIPENNPRGASIFSVTAQDPDSENNARITYSLTDHILHGVPLSSYLSINSNTGVLYALRSFDYEQFRNLQLLVTASDSGNPPLSTNVSLSLFVLDQNDNMPEILYPAFPTDGSTGVELAPRSAEPGYLVTKVVAVDKDSGQNAWLSYHLLKASEPGLFSVGLHTGEVRTARALLDRDALKQSLVMAVQDQGQPPLSATVTLTIXVADSIPEVLADLGTIRTPTDPXDSDLTLYLVVAVAVVSCVFLAFVIILLALRLWCWNTNRLLQAASSGLTGMPTSHFVGVDGVHAFLQTYSHEVSLTADSRKSHLIFPQPNYADTLISQESCEKSEPFLIARDLPDTKGDPKLFEVSFLFSLIIMNNYASVVILEA, via the exons ATGACCAATTGCCTGAGATTCCGAACTAGCAGAGGACTGGTTCTGTTATGCGTTCTCCTGGGGGCCCTATGGAACATCCGGGCGGAACAGATCCGCTACTCGGTGCCAGAGGAGTTGGAAAAAGGCTCCTTCGTGGGGAACATCTCCAAGGACCTGGGGTTGGAGCCCCGGGAGCTGGCGGAGCGCGGAGTCCGCATCGTCTCCAGAGGTAGGACGCAGCTTTTCTCTCTCAACCCGCGAGGCGGCAGCTTGGTCACCGCGGGCAGGATCGACCGGGAGGAGCTCTGCGCTCAGAGTCCGCGGTGTCTGCTAAAATTTAACATTCTAGTTGAGGACAAATTGAAAATTTTTGAAGTAGAAATAGACATTAGAGATATTAATGATAATGCACCTAGTTTTCCAacagaaaaattggaaataaaaattggTGAGCTAACAGTTCCTGGGACCCGATTTCCACTTAAAACTGCCTTTGACCCAGATGTAGGCATGAACTCCTTGCAAAACTACAAGCTCAGCTCCAGTGACTACTTCTCATTGGCTGTGACCAGCGTCCCTGATG GCAAGTACCCAGAGCTGGTACTGGAACAGGCCCTGAACCGTGACCTCATTGCCTCTGATGGTGATGACCCTGTCAACTCTGGCAACTTGTGCCTCCAAGTGATAGTGTTGGATGCAAATGACAACCCACCCGTCTTTACTCGTCCTGAGTACCATGTCAGTGTTCTGGAGAATGTGCCAGTGGGCACTCGGCTGATCACAGTAAATGCCACTGATCCGGATGAGGGATTCAATGCTCAGGTGTCCTATATTCTAGATAAAATGCCTGGAAAAATCGCTCAGATTTTCCATCTCAATTCAGTGACTGGGGACATATCAATCTTAAAAAGTCTAGATTATGGAGATGCTACcttctatgaaattaaaattgaagCACAAGATGGGCCAGGTCTTTTTTCAAGAGCCAAGGTTCTAGTCACGGGTTTGGATGTGAATGACAATGCCCCAGAAGTTACAATCACTTCTCTCACAGGCTCAGTCCCTGAAGAGGCTACTGCAGGAACAGAAATTGCTCTTATCAATGTGCATGGCCGAGATTCTGGGCAGAATGGGCAAGTCACAGTTTTTATCCTGGGAAATCTGccatttaatttagaaaaaacaaTTGACCAATATTACCGCTTAGTGACAGCAGGATCTCTGGATCGAGAACTGGTGTCCCAATATAATATCAGTCTGAGAGCCACAGATGGGGGAAGTCCCCCGCTCTCCACGGAAACTCACATCACTCTGCACATGGAGGACATCAACGACAACCCTCCTACCTTCACTCATGCCTCCTACTCTGCCTACATTCCAGAAAACAACCCTAGAGGAGCCTCCATCTTCTCTGTTACCGCCCAAGACCCAGACAGTGAGAACAATGCCCGCATCACTTATTCATTGACAGACCATATTCTCCATGGGGTACCACTGTCCTCCTACCTCTCTATCAATTCCAACACAGGTGTCCTGTATGCACTGCGCTCTTTTGACTATGAACAGTTTAGAAACCTGCAGCTACTAGTGACAGCTAGCGACAGTGGGAACCCTCCACTGAGCACCAACGTGTCGCTAAGCCTGTTTGTGCTGGACCAGAATGACAACATGCCTGAAATCCTGTACCCTGCCTTCCCTACAGATGGTTCCACCGGCGTGGAGCTGGCGCCCCGCTCCGCAGAGCCTGGGTATCTCGTGACCAAAGTGGTCGCAGTAGACAAAGACTCAGGACAGAATGCCTGGCTTTCCTACCACCTGCTCAAGGCCAGCGAGCCAGGACTGTTCTCCGTGGGGCTGCACACAGGTGAGGTGCGCACAGCAAGGGCCCTGCTGGACAGAGATGCCCTCAAGCAGAGTCTAGTGATGGCTGTGCAGGACCAGGGCCAGCCCCCTCTCTCTGCCACAGTCACACTCACCA GAGTGGCTGACAGCATCCCTGAGGTCCTGGCGGACCTGGGCACCATCAGGACCCCCACTGATCCCTAGGATTCAGACCTCACACTGTACCTGGTGGTGGCAGTGGCTGTGGTCTCCTGTGTCTTCCTGGCCTTTGTCATCATACTGCTGGCGCTCAGGCTGTGGTGCTGGAATACAAATCGCCTGCTTCAGGCTGCAAGTAGTGGGTTGACAGGGATGCCCACTTCACACTTTGTGGGCGTGGATGGGGTACACGCTTTCCTGCAGACCTATTCCCATGAGGTCTCGCTCACTGCAGACTCAAGAAAGAGTCACCTGATCTTTCCCCAGCCTAACTATGCTGACACGCTCATCAGCCAGGAGAGCTGTGAGAAAAGCGAGCCTTTTCTTATAGCTCGGGATTTACCTGACACAAAAGGAGACCCCAAGCTGTTTGAggtgagttttttgttttctttgattattATGAACAATTATGCCAGTGTCGTTATTCTGGAAGCTTAA